A genomic stretch from Chloroflexaceae bacterium includes:
- a CDS encoding response regulator transcription factor, with the protein MTTVFIVAPTPALRAGLQAMLTDEGLEVTGTAPAPSPGILADVVLVAGEDPGAVARAIASEEGAALVALSADARLPGLLRALPLPGWAIVAPDASPEELRAAVHAAAQGLVALPRPMLEHLAGSRVAAEPPVESLTPRETEVLTLLSEGLPNKQIALRLQISEHTVKFHIASIFAKLGATSRTEAVSIGARQGLITL; encoded by the coding sequence ATGACCACGGTTTTCATCGTCGCGCCGACCCCCGCGCTGCGGGCCGGATTACAGGCGATGCTCACCGACGAGGGCCTGGAGGTGACAGGCACGGCCCCCGCGCCCTCACCCGGCATCCTTGCCGATGTCGTGCTGGTCGCGGGCGAGGATCCCGGCGCAGTGGCGCGGGCCATCGCCAGCGAAGAAGGCGCGGCTCTGGTGGCGCTCAGCGCCGATGCTCGTCTTCCCGGCTTGCTGCGGGCCTTGCCGCTTCCCGGCTGGGCCATTGTCGCGCCCGACGCCAGCCCGGAGGAGCTGCGCGCCGCCGTGCACGCCGCCGCGCAGGGCCTGGTGGCTCTCCCGCGCCCCATGCTCGAGCACCTCGCCGGATCACGTGTGGCTGCCGAGCCGCCTGTCGAGTCATTGACTCCCCGCGAGACCGAGGTGCTGACCCTGCTCAGCGAGGGTTTGCCCAACAAACAGATCGCCCTGCGGCTCCAGATCAGTGAACACACGGTGAAATTTCACATCGCCTCGATCTTCGCCAAGCTCGGCGCGACCTCACGCACTGAGGCCGTCAGCATCGGCGCGCGCCAGGGCCTGATTACCCTGTAA
- a CDS encoding S1C family serine protease has protein sequence MTATFEPAAPARLLGLATAEIAARVQPSVVQVRGRGRGGGSGIVWDDGATVMTNFHVVAGVGPRIEVLTADNRLYPARLIAGNPRLDLALLYVEGADLPPASLGDSTRLRVGELVFAIGNPWGQRGVVTAGIVSAVGSLPAGPDEPAASYVRSDVRLAPGNSGGPLLNARGEVVGVNAMIFGGDLSVAIPSHVAAAWVGQLPRRPVFLGLAVAPVTPARAAAASLETAGLLVAQVAPGGPAERAGLRRGDLLLALDGAPLRDTATLLKVLDRSRPGDRLRFDLLRNGAPLTLEVTLGGRVERAV, from the coding sequence ATGACCGCAACATTTGAACCTGCCGCCCCGGCCAGACTGCTGGGGCTGGCGACGGCGGAAATCGCGGCGCGGGTGCAGCCCAGCGTGGTGCAGGTGCGCGGGCGCGGGCGCGGCGGCGGTTCAGGCATCGTCTGGGACGATGGGGCGACCGTGATGACCAACTTCCACGTTGTTGCCGGAGTTGGCCCGCGCATCGAGGTGCTTACCGCCGATAACCGGCTGTATCCGGCGCGGTTGATCGCCGGAAACCCGCGTCTCGACCTGGCCCTGCTTTACGTCGAGGGAGCCGATCTGCCGCCTGCGTCTCTCGGCGATTCGACCCGCCTGCGCGTGGGCGAGCTAGTCTTCGCCATTGGCAATCCCTGGGGCCAGCGGGGCGTGGTCACGGCGGGCATTGTCAGCGCCGTCGGCAGCCTGCCCGCAGGACCTGACGAACCAGCGGCCAGTTATGTGCGCTCCGACGTGCGGCTGGCCCCCGGCAACTCCGGAGGACCGCTGCTCAACGCCCGTGGAGAAGTGGTGGGCGTCAACGCCATGATTTTCGGCGGCGACCTGTCGGTAGCCATCCCCAGTCACGTCGCCGCGGCCTGGGTCGGGCAACTTCCCCGGCGACCGGTGTTCCTGGGTCTGGCCGTGGCGCCCGTCACGCCAGCGCGGGCCGCTGCGGCCAGCCTGGAAACGGCGGGGCTGCTGGTGGCTCAGGTCGCGCCGGGAGGGCCGGCTGAGCGCGCCGGGCTGCGTCGCGGCGACCTGCTGCTGGCCCTCGATGGCGCGCCGCTGCGAGACACGGCGACGCTGCTCAAGGTCCTTGATCGCTCACGGCCCGGTGACCGGCTACGCTTCGATCTGTTGCGCAACGGGGCGCCGCTGACCCTTGAAGTGACCCTCGGCGGGCGCGTGGAGCGGGCGGTATGA
- a CDS encoding S1C family serine protease has translation MTAMNAAELLGAISNQMADAVERAGAAMVQVRGRARGPASGIVQAAERVLTADHVLERDDDLSVVTPDGRELPARLVGRDLASDLAVLRVAGLSLAPAAFASDPPRVGQIVLAVGRPGTGPMASFGIISAVGGPLRTRRGAMLEQFFQTDAIPYPGFSGGALVEASGQILGVLTTGILMGIALGVPAALANRIADTIAAGGSMRRGFLGISSQPVEIPEGQRAGLSQSRGLLVVRVESGSPAARGGLLIGDVLTAFDGRIITDTDELQALLTGERVGKTVPVQVIRGGNLVSLQVTVGQR, from the coding sequence ATGACTGCCATGAACGCGGCCGAGTTACTCGGCGCGATTTCGAATCAGATGGCCGACGCGGTAGAGCGGGCCGGCGCGGCAATGGTGCAGGTGCGCGGGCGCGCGCGGGGGCCGGCCAGCGGCATCGTGCAGGCCGCTGAGCGCGTGCTCACCGCCGATCACGTCCTGGAACGGGACGACGATCTTAGTGTGGTGACCCCCGATGGGCGCGAGTTGCCCGCTCGCCTGGTCGGACGCGATCTGGCCAGCGATCTGGCCGTCCTGCGGGTAGCCGGGCTGAGTCTCGCCCCGGCTGCCTTCGCCAGCGACCCGCCCCGCGTCGGCCAGATTGTCCTTGCCGTCGGTCGCCCCGGAACGGGACCGATGGCCTCCTTCGGCATCATTAGCGCCGTGGGCGGACCGCTACGCACCCGGCGCGGCGCGATGCTCGAGCAGTTCTTCCAGACCGACGCCATCCCCTACCCCGGATTTTCCGGCGGCGCGCTGGTGGAAGCCTCCGGCCAGATCCTCGGGGTGCTGACCACCGGCATTCTGATGGGTATCGCCCTGGGCGTACCCGCTGCTCTGGCCAATCGCATCGCCGACACCATTGCTGCGGGCGGCTCCATGCGGCGCGGCTTCCTCGGCATCAGCAGCCAGCCGGTGGAGATCCCCGAAGGACAGCGGGCCGGCCTGTCCCAGAGCCGCGGCCTGCTGGTGGTGCGTGTAGAGTCGGGCAGCCCGGCCGCCAGGGGCGGCTTGCTCATCGGTGATGTATTGACCGCCTTCGATGGTCGCATCATCACCGACACCGATGAGCTCCAGGCTCTCCTCACCGGCGAGCGCGTCGGGAAGACCGTGCCGGTACAGGTGATTCGCGGCGGTAATCTCGTTTCGCTCCAGGTGACCGTGGGGCAGCGGTAG